A genomic stretch from Lathyrus oleraceus cultivar Zhongwan6 chromosome 2, CAAS_Psat_ZW6_1.0, whole genome shotgun sequence includes:
- the LOC127121699 gene encoding uncharacterized protein LOC127121699, with product MSRWVKRVSPLTRNKRGLLTNRLAKYVQFCIHVTCCLISQRARQHVRRRHESGSQQPPVYVVLDAAMVPLGEDMGTRPDAIAAHFSPETTMGALSIVNDELEFSTEQSEIFSWYMRIRVPFHVN from the exons ATGAGCAGATGGGTGAAGAGGGTTTCGCCGTTGACGAGGAACAAGAGAGGGTTATTAACAAACAGGCTCGCCAAGTATGTTCAG TTTTGTATCCATGTCACGTGCTGCTTGATTTCCCAAAGAGCTCGACAGCATGTGCGGAGGAGGCACGAGTCTGGCAGTCAACAACCACCAGTGTATGTGGTGTTGGATGCTGCAATGGTTCCACTTGGGGAAGATATGGGAACACGTCCAGATGCAATAGCAG CACATTTCTCACCAGAAACAACAATGGGCGCACTCTCTATAGTTAATGATGAATTGGAATTCTCTACAGAGCAATCTGAAATCTTTTCCTGGTATATGAGAATTCGAGTCCCTTTCCATGTGAATTAA